GGTTTTGACTGTcatgtttataattttgaataagaattaataacaataaatttttaATACCTGTGTGatgttgttttgattttcaacatatttgtaGAGCCACTGAGAAATATATTCTATAGGATCTCTCGGTCTTTTTTCAGAAACCTCTGACAGACATCTTGATAGGGAGTCACCAAGGGTTTGTTTTAGGTAAGCGGTGTCCATATTTCCTGTAAGGTAAAAAAAAACCAGATTAATGCAATGCCatcatgaaacaaacatttatatgtataagTCTTAGATCTATGGCTGACCAGACACTGTTACCATGGCCAATCCCTCAAACTTGTCAGAATTATTTCACAATGTTCTGTGGCTACTCTCTGAAACATCCCCACATCTGTggcaaaaaaatgttgtcaattttCTTAATGTGAAATCATCTCAATAAGCATTTCAGGTTTATGCTGGGGATATATAAATAGGGATATGCTGctatcaataaataagtaatttcattaattataatccaaggaaataatgtttgtaaaactttaaatattgtctTAATATCAAATGGTTCACCAAAAAACTACAAAAGGTCATGGTCAGATCACACAAGATCTTATTCATTGTCAAAATGTACACAAAGTCTAAATTTCATTGCTGCAGCTTGTTAGTCATTTTCTGGTTTAAGAGCATAGTGAAccgacagaatgtaaccctggttagagctatcCTGGTTCTTTAACAAGCACCAGTGTAAAGCACTGTCACATGGGACCCCAATTTGACATCCCCACCGGAAGACAattagtatttgtttagtgGTGCGGCATAGCGGGGAATCAAATCTTGCACAGACCATGGATCCGCCACAATATGAAATTGAAACTTCAGGCAACAATAAATACTGTAATGAGGGCCTCCATACACTTGAagtattgtttcaattttttttttagttttatgatAGTGCAATATAATGTATCCAATCATTACAAATGTATTCaggtatgtacatgttatgtaaataaaacgtttaagatgtttatttaCAAGCCTtacacattttatcatttaaggaTTTATCACATTTTTCTTGCGTATATGCTGTATTTACGCAGTAGGGCACATTAACTTTTTGTGCAAGGaacgaatattgaaaaatggacATAATATATATGCTTTAACACAGAATCTCAATGGCCCAAAATGGTGACAAAACAATTTGTGCATAAAGGGTAAGCAatataaaaatgctaaaaaatatttgtctacgtaaatttatacaattatttggaccaTGCACTCTACCAAATGAGCTAACAAGGTGGCTGTTTTTCACCCACAATATAtacattggtttgaagatgtttacgcaaaaatttgctctttcaaagaaaaaataataattgtaaaaatggtaaatctgtgagagggtagctttaaactatgacaggattCATTCACCTTgttcaataaacaattatatcataataaattaGAGATCTGGGCAGGAGCCTAACTTTCACATGtgaaaattcatttcaaatattgagGATttttcgatttaaaaaaaaataaaatcacacttTCGGGAGGATAGGGATACCCAACCAGTACCGAAAGAAAGTTGAGAAAAAACATAGGAGTtgacaatgtgtttttttcgtcGGAATTTAGACAAGGTAAAATCCAACATTCCCCACCCACTAATCTAAGACAAAAGCCACATTTGACATCcacttaacaaaaaagtgtgcgaagatatttctttttaacttttatgtacgatcatgtttaatgttgattAAATGATTACTCTAAAATTCACCTGAATTATTCCTTTTTTCGAATTGTTCTGAGGGTTTTTGATCGTAGAATCCAAAAAGCAGATTGTTTACCTTCTCGACAAGCCTCGATTTCAAACGAACTTCCTCTGTGGTACCCTGCGTTATATTGATCCATAGATTCGAAACCGGTAACCAATTTTACTTAACGACTAGGTAAGTGGGCGTCATGTTGCTAAGCTTAGACGCAACCATCAAACTGAAACTAAAAATCATTGGAGCGATAAATCAAGATAGTATCAAGTGTTATTAAAGATAATGGGGACTAATTATGACAATGAGCCAACACTCAGATATGCGGGAATATCAGCAGAGCCATGTCAGCCTACAAATATTCTTTGGACAGACGAACCTTGGCGAGGGAGGGTATTGTACACAGGTGAGTTCAGTTTGTACTCAGTATCGTTTGTACATGAGTTGGCAGCTTTTGCATGCTTTCTTGGGCTTCATACAGTAttgtcgtttttttttcattatacaggacattaaatataataaatttattgtttgtctttgaGAATGTGTTTGTTCTTTTGTTGTTGCtcacttgttgttgttttttgttgttgttgtttttttaacatgcaTGCATGTCCCTCTCCTCGCGAGTTCTAACTCTCATTTCATTTCGTTTGTGAAGTATATACTGCATGTGATGTATGGGAGTATTAATGTGGATTAAGAATATAAACAGATCATACAGATCATACATTTACAGTACAGAAATTAATTAAGTTAACTTcacaacaatgaaaacataacatttactTTACTATTGAAATGGTGCAGCCCAAACTGTATGACAAATCAACACAATTGCTTTTAAAGGGATATAGATCTGTGTGGCATTTGTGTTTCTCACAGAATATTAAAATGCTATGGACGTTGTTTAAAGATAACCCTATTGAAACTTGCGAGTATTTGCAGATTAGCTTAATACAAGGGTTTGGCAATACAAAGTCTAGACAGCTGCCAAATTGCTGATAATTTCCACTCGAGAGACAGATTTTACAGTCAATGatctacatttatttttcgatatatgattaaaataaccAGGGGAGATTGTGTGCAGTGcttttcaatatcaatatcaaatttaatgcAAGCATATTTAGGAcgattgattaaaataaatgtttggtttatTTTAATGGAAAGTAAAAGATCATCCTCAAATTGTTCATGagtaaacacatgtttttttatataattgggAATTTACCGTCTTATTAAAGTGagactcttattcaaaatcaatacatgtacacatgtataacaaacatcaattttgactgataaaactattaactaaataatgcatttatggcaaatattaattactgataacaagattataacccaGTATCTAATAGcaaaaagcgcaaaaatattaaatgattggtgaataattaaagattttctgtgatctactataatctcataaggtagaaataccgtgttttatgctcatttccttcaaattaaactcggtatccttcataagtaccattgttttcggcatttattcatcctttttggaataattgtggtaaatcttattcggagtaagagtgcatctttaatgcaTACTGTCTTGAGCGTTTGCCAACTGAACCACCACAGTTCATCTTGTAAATAAAGAAAGCATATGTAAGATTCCTAATTTGTATCACAAAAATGTCTTTCCTTTAATATAAATGAGGACCTTCAcctcaatgttttcaaaatagaagTCCTTTTAGATTAATCAATGCTCAAAGTTTAATTTCATTCAATGACAAATGTTACCTGTCAAGCAATTCATATTGAACCTTTCTATGGAACTTGAAATACGCCATTGATATTGACTGGCCattatcttattattaaaaaatgtagaGTACACATGGGTAATTCATTAACCAAACGTAACGAGTTCAAactttattttccttaaatgtttacaaatggGCGACGTTGTGCCATATTAATATAGAaacttatttaaactatttagtATCTAAGAACATTACCACTGCCGAATTTAACGTAGATAGCAAGATATGtggaacaaaaaatgaaaatatgtaaaaaaaaaaaagaatgtaatGTTATGTACTCATATGAAAACATTCGATGAAAAGCAGAGGTGACTGGGAATAAATGTTTTCCCAAATTGTgaaattttcacttttttgcATTATGAATATGGCACCAGGGCTCAAAATGGCACTCGGATAGATTGGACAGAACTTGCATTGGAATTGCAAAGACAAGGTACAATGAACTGAAGATCACAGAGCCATATTTTACATACTGATGCTAACGCTAGACTTtcaaatacccccccccccccccatttttgTACGCTTCTAACACGTTTGTTTCTGCCCACCAGGTCCGGATGGCAACTGTGATCACCGCGTGACGGTCGAGCCGGAGCACCGGTACGTAGGTATCGGTACCATGTCAGAGGAGGGCACGAGCGAGACGGACTACCTGTGGCGGGCGGCCCCCAGCACACCCTTCCCCCGTCCCCGCACTGCTGGTGTCGGCGAGATTGGCTGGTCCGTCCCAGACTTCCAGGACTGGACTTTACCCAACTCATATCGTCAGATCATGGTAGGTGGTCAGACTTCCAGGACTCCAGACTTACACAGCTCGTATCGTCAAATTATGTATATGAAAGCTGTACAAGAAATTACTTACACGACCCGAACGCCTATTGAATGAGAAACGGGTGcatacataatacattttgatttaGTAGGCTATTTGATTTTGCCATAGATGCCTTGCTCAAGCTCATCTTTTACCGACAATTTTCTCAATGTGTCTCCTTTTTCAGCTTGGGCATTTTAGACAGGACGTTGAAGACCGGTATTCCCATCAGTACCAAAATGCGTGGTAGGTACGGCGTCGATCACGCATTTGATGTTATAGTCGTTATTATGTTATCTCACTACTCGTTTAACATGAATTAAATGACCATTATGTCGATTGCTATTACTTAAAAGTATTACTAACCTTATTATCCTGAGCCACACCATACAAAAAGTTcgtgtaaaatatattcatgcGGTAGCTAATTAATGCTTCTTTGAACGTTTTGTTTGTACCTATTGTGTAAAGCCACTAGCGgttccagggggggggggggagaaaaAAGAGTAATTATACGGCTAAAATTCACCTTTTCGGACtacaaattgtcaaaattttattgaGGGGGTACCACAGACATCCCTGCCTACACTTTCAACCAAATGTGTTTCGGTTCTGAGTGAGGGAGGGGTGCATATCAAacggttacgcccctaagttacgcccctaTAACGTCAAATTCTAGATACGCCCCTGATAGCAATCACGGTTAGCAGAAGTCTTTTTTTCAAACGTAACAAAAGGCCGCATTGTCTATATATACATGGAAATGGGGTTAATATTCTGTTTATAAGAGAAAAAGAAAGGTCAATGTTACAGGCACAGAGTTACCCAGCCGGTGGTTCCGTGCACAATGGAATCcgtattgcaaaatattaacaatgatTCATTACACATTGTCACTGCAATATCGCATACCGACTCTGCATATATCTATCGATACCCTTCCCCCTTCAGGTACCCCGGTCCGAACGATCGCGTTGAGCCGGGCACGGACGCCGCCCTCATGATGAACGTCTACCAGCCGCGCAGCAGGACGGCCATCGGCGGAAGGAATAACAACGCATACAAAGCTGGTAAGAACGTGCATACTCTAATAAGTTTACAAAATGATTTGGCATTCAGCATTCCTTCAAACCGTATTTGTTGTGGTCTGACATTGGCCGGTACAACCCAGTCCTTCGCACATTCTATCGCATGGGCAGCTTGGAGAGTCATTATGTCTAAACGTTCATCCAATTACTACATACCGCGctgttttttaaatagttttctaAGTCATATATCGCCATCGTGCACTTGTATAGACTGATTTTAATCACCTAAATGCTTATACTTTCAACACTGTAGATGGACAAGAGAGTACATCATCAACAGTGACCACGGACCCAGGACCAGGTCAAAGGACCAAGAGCTATCTACGCAAAGATTAATGTATGTTTACAATACGCACTTGACAGCACTTTGTCATTGCTGgtgtcattcggaactcctcggccatttttttatcgaaaacaacctcggatgtatttggacggttaacatactcaaaaagcggtacgtttaagtacgctgcaagtagatcgcgaagtaatatattatttagcagttaaacttgaTGACTTAACTCATGGgaattttaattgtgttttcaataatacacatcaatttaaacttagatcaattaatacaactcaaaaacactacatttaagtaatgatataattcaagcatttacgaactacttcaactgatgtaccggcatacatccgaggttattttcgataaaaatggccgaggagctccgaatgtgcTTGTGTTTCTTATTGTactattttactttaaatttatatGATAAGTTCTACTTTTATCTTGGTGTACATTATCTGTAAGCGGTAATCATAAATTACTGAATAGAGACAACGTGTTTCCGACTACTGGCGAAGCAATTCCGAGACCCAACTACGACATCGTGACAGGTGTACCGACAATTGACCACGTAGCTTCGACTCTGACATGTTGGTTCAACAACATTTCTCATCTATATATAGCTCAACTATTGACCATGTATATTTACCCTGTAGTTCTGTCTATTGACCATGTAGTTTTTACTATTGATCTTGTAGCTCCAACTATTGAGCGCGTAGTTTCACCTATTGCTCATGTAGTTCTGTCTATTGACCATGAACATTTCGACCAAGAATTTCCGATTATTGATCATCTAGACGTTTGACCTTGTAGTTTCTGTTATTGATTTTGTAGTTCTGACTATTGGCCATGTAGACTATTGACCTCGAAGTTCTGACGATTGACCATGTAGGCTATTGACCATAATGTTTTGACTATTGACCATGTAGACTTTTGACCATGAATTTCTGACTATTTACCATGTAAACTAATGACAACGGAAATCTGACTATTGACAATGTAGACTATTGACCACGAAGTTTGACTATTGACCATGTAGACTATCGACCACGAAGTTATGACTATTGATCATGTAGACTATTGGCCAAAAAGTTCTGACTATTGACCATGTAGACTATTGACCACTAAAAATGACTATTGACCATGTAGACTATTGACCATGTAGACTATCGACCACGAAGTTTTGACTATTGATCATGTAGACTATCGACCACTAAGTATGACTATTGACCATGTAGACTATTGACCACTAAGTATGACTACTGACCATGTAGACTATTGGCCACGAAGTTCTGACTATTGGCCAGGCACTTT
Above is a genomic segment from Mya arenaria isolate MELC-2E11 chromosome 2, ASM2691426v1 containing:
- the LOC128244631 gene encoding uncharacterized protein C4orf45 homolog: MGTNYDNEPTLRYAGISAEPCQPTNILWTDEPWRGRVLYTGPDGNCDHRVTVEPEHRYVGIGTMSEEGTSETDYLWRAAPSTPFPRPRTAGVGEIGWSVPDFQDWTLPNSYRQIMLGHFRQDVEDRYSHQYQNAWYPGPNDRVEPGTDAALMMNVYQPRSRTAIGGRNNNAYKADGQESTSSTVTTDPGPGQRTKSYLRKD